TCACCGGCTCTCGACCCGCCAGAACTTCCATCCCTCCCGTTCTCCAGTATCGCCGTGGACACCCACCAGCTTTTCAACCCCTTCGGTACCCTCAGCATTGAGGAATTTCTCCAGGTCAATCTCCATGCcaccctcatcatcctccacggTGCCATTCTTGAGAACGGCAGGCCACAGcacaccaacaccatcaccgccCAGCGTGGTCTCGAACTTGGCGTAAttctcatcctcaagctGCTCTTCCAGCTTATGCAACTTCTCTGCAGGCGCGTCGGGTCGGAGAAGTGTAATAGagcaaccaccaccaccggcACCAGTAAGCTTGGTCCAGCCGATACCCTCGTGATCCACAAGTTCTCGCACTCGCTCCAGACGAGGGTGAGAGACACCTAGCGACACAAGCAGACCATGGTTGATGGTCATCAGCTCACCAACCTTGGTAAGGCACTCCTCTGACTCATTATCGAAGTGAATGTCCTCGATCAGGTCGGCAGCGGTATTCGTGACTCTGTCCATAGCATCCAGGATGGTTCCAACAAGCTTAGGGTGTGCTTGCTTAAGCTTTGCTACCTTGCCCACCTCATGCGCAGTCGATTTGGCTTGTCTGGTGTCTACCAGTAAAAGAGGCAGCTCAGGAAAGTCCCAGAGTGGTCTAACTGACGGCGGCTTGGAGTAGTCGGTACGCTGGAAGACCACAGCCTTGCCCTGCGTGGCTACAGTGTTGTCCACACCCGAGGGGTTACCGTGGATACACATTTCCGACACAAAGGCCCACCTGTTGATTCTCTCCACCTGAAGTCGAGCCTCATCTGGGGGCTGATCTGGGTGAGGGCCGGACAAGGTGCGTAGTTGTAGAAGAAGCGCAGCCGAGAGGCAGACTGAGATGGATGCGCTGCTACCCAAACCAGCACCAATTGGTATTGTCGATCGCAGAGTATAAAGACAACCAGGGAAAGAAGGCCATCCTagtgagaggaagaggtaGAGGAACGCGGATGCTGAATTGCGGTGTACTCGGCGGGTTTCTTCTGGGCGATCGGGGGAGACGACGTTGATGTGTGGCTGAAGAGCGGCGACGAGGTCGGGGTCGAGTTCGGTGACGAGAGAGTAGTAtgacttcttcttggacgGTTGCTGGAACGTCTGCCATGGCAGCTCGTCAATGTTCCAGGTGTGAACCAGATCGATATCTGGGAATCGTAGAGAAACGGTGCGCTTCGACTTGGACAGGGTGGTGACGTGAAGGTATGATCGCAGCGAGATGGCTGCAGCGATAGCGGCCTATGCACCAATGGCAACGTGAGCATGCAATTGACGTTGTAGGGGGCGAGTATCATACCTTGCCATGGACGACAGAGTGCTCGCCAAAGACAATCACCTTTCCTGGGGCCGAAACCATGAAAGGAGGCGCCATGGGGCTCGACATCTTGCGGGCCAACCTACGTCGGACGGCGCCTGCAGAGCCATTGCTGGAATCACCTGAGAATTCGGAACCCGAATCGGAGACATTGGCAGCGGAATGGCTCCCGTTGTGTCCGTTGATCATGACCGAGGGCATCTCAACGTCAATTGAGAGAGTCGCGCGTCTCGTATCTTGGCGTCGAATCGCAAACGCCAACAAGGTCAGCGTCGTGGGTGTACCTTGTCAGTGTGGGCAGTCTGTGCGAGGGAGCTCTATGTTGCGACGCCCAGAATACGGTTGTAGATGGATAGGTAGGCGAAGAGGTGGCGTCAATATCGAAAGATGAGGAGCGACAAGAGTAAGGATCAGAGTTGAAAATGGTCAGGTAATTAGAGGTTGTCGCGTTGTTGTTTGATTGTTTAGGTGTTGTTCGCTTCAGGGGTGGTAGAAAAGAGTCTAGAGCGGGGGTGTAGTAATATtagagaagaagctcaagctaGAGTCTTGGAGTAAAAGACGGGAGTCTCGAATTCGGATACGGTACGGGCAGTAACGGACTCGCACCCCAACAAATGCAAGCCAAAGACGCAAATGAACGGGTAACTTGGATCCAATCGTAGGTAGCGTCACGGAAGGAGCGTTAGTTGCAGTCCCAGATAATGCCCATGGGTGCCATGCGAATAGATGTGATGCGTGTGATGGATGCGAATGCGGATGCGGATATGTGTGTATGATGCGCAAAGCAGTCAATGTTTTAACAAGAGACTCCCCCCGCACTTTCAGCTTGTACCTGGATCACCGTACCTGCCTTTTGGCACACTTGTCAGACGAGCTGccagcagccagcccagTCAAACACAAGTGGATGCAGCAAGATGGTGACGGCGTCGTCCGGAATAGGTAAGGGTCCGGATGTGTGTGGCCGATGATGCAGGCGTTTTGATGGCGGCTACAACGCTCAGACAGAGTGACAAGACTTGACTGGAGGAGGCTAACGTAGCAAGAGGCTGGGTAAACTGGCTTAGTACATGTACTGTAGATGCGGCAGAGGAGTGTGCGAGAGGAGTGAGGTCGTCTCAACAATCACTGTCGAGTCCAGCCGTGTGTTGTAATGATAGACCGCCAATTGGAAGACGCCAAAAGGCGGTCTAGGGGACAAGTGCTTCGCTTTTATCTGGCATCTCcaacccaccaccaccaacaaggctGCTTGGGACTTACATGCCGCGGGTACTCGTCACACGGGATCGTCCGCGATTTGTCGATTCGTAGGTACACCAGGGGACCGGATGCACCAACCGAGAGGGGAAGCAAAGAAAGAAGCAACAAGCAGCAATCAATATGGAGCACAGATCAGACGGTGCAGGGTCTACAAACGAAGGGAGAACGGCGAGTCCCGGGCTTTGAGGGAGCCCGATGTTGAGAAATAGGACAGAAATTACTCGAGGGGGCGCGtgatggatgacgatgacgataaTTGCTATCGAGGACGACAACGGTAGGACGAGACAAACTGGCGTGTGACAGCTCTGAGATTGCCAAGGGAGGTCCTGGTTGGTCGCTGGCCTACAGGGGATTAATCTTGTATTTAGTCCTTGCTTGTTCAGCTCCAGCCGCAGCACAGACAAGACACCATGGCTACCtgagcctccatcttctgcGTCAATCAATGGCAAAGAGTTGCCCAAACGCCGGCAATTACGTCGCAGAAGAGGCGTAGCTAGTTTTATGTGACGACAAGAGTAAAATGCCGGTGCCTGCAGTTGCAGTGCACACCTGCAGATGTAACGGAATTTGCGTATCCGTATCCGTATCGTTTTTTGGTGGCTTCTTAGTGGACGACACCACATCTCCTCCTTTCACCTCAAAGAGTGAACCATCGAGACGACGAAAAGATGTCTGGAACGCCCGCACCTGTCGCTTCGGCTTGGAAGATCATTCCAACCTTTGAGTCTGATGACATAGCGAGGACTCTTGAGTTCTATGTTGGCACCCTTGGCTTCACGCTTGCCAGCACCAAGCCGGAGGATGGTGACCCAAGCCTCTTTACCTTTTGCTCCATCTTTGCTGGTGAAAAGGCTGCGGCCAACATCTACTTCTTCAAGCCCAGTGGACGGTCTGCCAATCCTAGTTCAGCATACATCGCCTTGGGCACCACGcagctcgaccagctccACGACTCTCTCAAAGCCCGGGATGATGTCGAGTTTGCAGAAGAGATACAGGATCAACCCTGGGGTTTTCGACAATTCGCCATCGAGGATCCAGATGGAAACACGCTGACGTTCTTCAAGTACTTGGAAGGGGGTAATCCAGGAGATGAATGAGTTGAGGCGTTGGACATCAGGGATGACACGGAGCACTGTGCAACTCGGCCGAGTCTCCGCCACGGTCTGTACGAAGTCATCCGCCACATCATGAGCCACGATGGTGATGCTCTTAGTCAAGGATCATCAACGACAAGCCTTGGGGATTACGAATGCCACGGCAACCTGATCATCCTgtgttggttgatgatgggacAAGATTCCATACCCCTGTGTCAACGTCAGTGGGGATGCCTAATTGCTGCATCGTTTGACAACCAGCTGCCACCTCTTGAATCACCTTGACTCTCTTGTATCAACTCATTCACACCAAACCAGCCATCATGCCCGTCAACGAATTTGCTCTCCTTCAGCTAAAGAGCGGCTACGACGAGGACAAtttcctcaagctcatcaaggcagGCCAGGCCAACCAGGCTCAGTGGATCCGCGAGCATCAACCCCATCTCCTCGAAGGAAAGCCATACGCCAACCCAAGCAACTTTTACCTTCAAAAGTCCGACCCGCCATATCTTGTCATCACGGCACCATGGGACTCCCCTGAGGGTCATGGAGAATGGATCCAGAGCGATGTAAACAAGTCTGCCATGGGTGGTCTCATTGAGTACATCGCTGAAGGTCCTGACGGAGTTGTGCTCTTCCATATGAAAGCTGCGGGCAGTGAAGATGAAGTGCGGGGCGACCTCCTTGTTCAGGGTTCCTTCAATATCTGGAGAATTTCGGTCGACTCTgaccagaaggagaagctgcAAGAGCTATACCGCAGCGTGGAGCTTCAGATTGGCAACACAAACCCTAATCAGAGGGTCTGGGGAGGATGGAAAGTTGAAGAGGGCGAAAAAGAAGAATTGGTCGTCTTCTCCCAAAACGTGAAAGAGGATGTGCTATCCCCTCTAGCCCAGGTTCCAAACGTTCAAGTCCGT
This genomic interval from Fusarium keratoplasticum isolate Fu6.1 chromosome 9, whole genome shotgun sequence contains the following:
- a CDS encoding VOC domain-containing protein, which gives rise to MSGTPAPVASAWKIIPTFESDDIARTLEFYVGTLGFTLASTKPEDGDPSLFTFCSIFAGEKAAANIYFFKPSGRSANPSSAYIALGTTQLDQLHDSLKARDDVEFAEEIQDQPWGFRQFAIEDPDGNTLTFFKYLEGGNPGDE
- a CDS encoding Mevalonate kinase, with product MPSVMINGHNGSHSAANVSDSGSEFSGDSSNGSAGAVRRRLARKMSSPMAPPFMVSAPGKVIVFGEHSVVHGKAAIAAAISLRSYLHVTTLSKSKRTVSLRFPDIDLVHTWNIDELPWQTFQQPSKKKSYYSLVTELDPDLVAALQPHINVVSPDRPEETRRVHRNSASAFLYLFLSLGWPSFPGCLYTLRSTIPIGAGLGSSASISVCLSAALLLQLRTLSGPHPDQPPDEARLQVERINRWAFVSEMCIHGNPSGVDNTVATQGKAVVFQRTDYSKPPSVRPLWDFPELPLLLVDTRQAKSTAHEVGKVAKLKQAHPKLVGTILDAMDRVTNTAADLIEDIHFDNESEECLTKVGELMTINHGLLVSLGVSHPRLERVRELVDHEGIGWTKLTGAGGGGCSITLLRPDAPAEKLHKLEEQLEDENYAKFETTLGGDGVGVLWPAVLKNGTVEDDEGGMEIDLEKFLNAEGTEGVEKLVGVHGDTGEREGWKFWRVESR